From one Streptomyces sp. R41 genomic stretch:
- a CDS encoding ABC transporter family substrate-binding protein — MSHDGVGLRAVMRSVAFLTAGALAVPALAACSAEDEAGQPVAGQDIAPAARDLVADGGTLRWAVDAVPETLNTFQADADAATSRVAGAVLPSMYRLDRNGRPQANPDYLESAKIVETEPKQVVLYKLNQQAVWSDGREIGAADFAAQWRALSGKDTAYWTARNAGYDRIEKIERGKNNLEVRVTFSRPYADWKSLFSPLYPKDVMGTPDSFNDGARRKLKVTAGPFALKEVDRTGGEVRLTRNPRWWGHPTKLSEIDLIAVARDKRAEALAANKLDLAEVDPSEAERITLASRDKGSTPLQGPGVEITPATALRSWALAHGSDEKAASDEASAREKRRKAMAQFADQQSALRGFVVRKSLEPAYTQLALNGSEGPLADERVRRAVARALNREELAQVVLKPLGLPAVPVGSHLALSGQQAYADNSGALGGQDTAEAQALLTDAGWVPGGPVKEQKKTEKAAGSKGKKADSDGTGDDGTYIVGEDDKPADADREKKDPKDHSEGHKRKQSGDYADEQAGKHLGGKRYARQGGAPGAYAPKGTAAPAGAAAGALAKDGKPLTLRFVLPSGPGSESLHAVADRISQMLQRIGIHTEMSKVSDDSYFKDHIASGQYDLALYSWPASAFPATDARPIFAKPVPAADGSLSVEQNFTRVGTDQVDQLFDQAIATLDEDEERSLVRKADARIWAVAGSIPLYQRPQLTAARSNLANTGAFGFQTPIYEDMGYLKPSPKPSASPSQN; from the coding sequence ATGTCCCACGACGGCGTCGGACTGCGCGCGGTGATGCGCTCGGTCGCGTTCCTGACCGCGGGCGCGCTCGCGGTACCCGCCCTCGCCGCGTGCAGCGCGGAGGACGAGGCGGGCCAGCCCGTGGCCGGGCAGGACATCGCGCCCGCGGCCCGCGACCTGGTCGCCGACGGCGGCACCCTGCGCTGGGCCGTGGACGCCGTACCGGAGACGCTCAACACCTTCCAGGCCGACGCGGACGCCGCGACCTCGCGGGTCGCCGGGGCCGTACTGCCGTCGATGTACCGGCTCGACCGGAACGGGCGGCCGCAGGCCAACCCCGACTACCTGGAGTCCGCGAAGATCGTCGAGACCGAGCCCAAGCAGGTCGTGCTGTACAAGCTCAATCAGCAGGCCGTCTGGAGCGACGGCCGCGAGATCGGCGCCGCCGACTTCGCCGCCCAGTGGCGCGCCCTGTCCGGCAAGGACACCGCGTACTGGACGGCCCGCAACGCCGGCTACGACCGTATCGAGAAGATCGAGCGCGGCAAGAACAACCTGGAGGTCAGGGTCACCTTCAGCCGGCCGTACGCCGACTGGAAGTCGCTGTTCTCGCCGCTGTACCCGAAGGACGTCATGGGCACCCCGGACAGCTTCAACGACGGGGCGCGAAGGAAGCTGAAGGTCACCGCGGGGCCCTTCGCGCTGAAGGAGGTCGACCGCACGGGCGGCGAAGTCCGCCTCACCCGCAACCCGCGCTGGTGGGGCCACCCCACCAAGCTCTCCGAGATCGATCTGATCGCCGTCGCCCGTGACAAGCGGGCCGAGGCGCTCGCCGCGAACAAGCTCGACCTGGCCGAGGTCGACCCCTCCGAGGCCGAGCGGATCACGCTCGCCTCCCGCGACAAGGGCAGCACCCCGCTGCAGGGCCCCGGGGTCGAGATCACACCCGCGACGGCGCTGCGCTCCTGGGCCCTCGCGCACGGCTCCGACGAGAAAGCCGCCTCCGACGAGGCGAGCGCCCGCGAGAAGCGGCGCAAGGCGATGGCGCAGTTCGCCGACCAGCAGTCGGCGCTGCGCGGTTTCGTGGTCCGCAAGTCCCTCGAACCCGCCTACACCCAGCTCGCCCTCAACGGCTCCGAGGGCCCGCTCGCCGACGAGCGCGTCCGCCGCGCCGTGGCCCGCGCCCTCAACCGGGAGGAGCTCGCCCAGGTGGTGCTGAAGCCGCTGGGCCTGCCCGCCGTGCCGGTCGGCAGCCATCTCGCCCTCTCGGGCCAGCAGGCGTACGCCGACAACAGCGGCGCCCTCGGCGGCCAGGACACCGCGGAGGCGCAGGCGCTGCTGACCGACGCCGGGTGGGTGCCCGGCGGGCCCGTCAAGGAACAGAAGAAGACGGAGAAGGCGGCCGGGTCCAAGGGCAAGAAGGCGGACTCCGACGGCACCGGCGACGACGGGACGTACATCGTCGGCGAGGACGACAAGCCCGCCGATGCCGACCGGGAGAAGAAGGACCCCAAGGACCACAGCGAGGGGCACAAGCGGAAGCAGTCGGGGGACTACGCGGACGAGCAGGCCGGCAAGCACCTGGGCGGGAAGCGGTACGCCAGGCAGGGCGGGGCGCCGGGGGCGTACGCGCCCAAGGGGACGGCGGCTCCCGCGGGCGCGGCGGCGGGAGCGCTCGCCAAGGACGGCAAGCCTCTGACGCTCCGTTTCGTGCTGCCCTCGGGCCCGGGCTCCGAGTCCCTGCACGCCGTTGCCGACCGCATCTCGCAGATGCTGCAGCGCATCGGTATCCACACCGAGATGTCGAAGGTCTCGGACGACAGCTACTTCAAGGACCACATCGCGTCGGGTCAGTACGATCTGGCGCTGTACTCGTGGCCCGCGTCCGCCTTTCCGGCCACCGACGCCCGGCCGATCTTCGCCAAGCCAGTGCCGGCCGCCGACGGGTCGCTCAGCGTCGAGCAGAACTTCACCCGGGTCGGCACCGACCAGGTCGATCAGCTCTTCGACCAGGCCATCGCCACGCTGGACGAGGACGAGGAGCGCTCGCTGGTCCGCAAGGCCGACGCCCGCATCTGGGCCGTCGCCGGCTCCATCCCCCTCTATCAGCGCCCCCAGCTCACAGCCGCCCGCTCCAACCTCGCCAACACCGGCGCCTTCGGCTTCCAGACCCCGATCTACGAGGACATGGGCTACCTGAAACCCTCCCCCAAGCCTTCAGCCAGCCCCTCACAGAACTAG
- the typA gene encoding translational GTPase TypA, translating into MATRHDIRNVAIVAHVDHGKTTLVDAMLKQAGAFAAHAAESLDDRMMDSNDLEREKGITILAKNTAVKYHPKDGGEVITINIIDTPGHADFGGEVERGLSMVDAVVLLVDASEGPLPQTRFVLRKALQARLPVILCINKTDRPDSRIDEVVNEAYDLFLDLDADEDQIEFPIVYACARDGVASLTKPEDGTVPQDSDSLEPFFSTILESVPAPSYDESAPLQAHVTNLDADNFLGRIALLRVEQGELRKGQTVTWIKRDGTMSNVRITELLMTEALTRKPAEMAGPGDICAVAGIPDIMIGETLADPENPIALPLITVDEPAISMTIGTNTSPLVGRGGTGKGASAKAAVKDRKVTARQVKDRLDRELVGNVSLRVLDTERPDAWEVQGRGELALAILVEQMRREGFELTIGKPQVVTQEIDGKVHEPVERMTIDVPEEHMGAVTQLMGVRKGRMDNMSNHGSGWVRLEFVVPSRGLIGFRTEFLTGTRGTGIAHSIHEGHEPWFGTLTTRNNGSLVADRAGAVTAFAMTNLQERGVLFTDPGTEVYEGMIVGENSRADDMDVNITKEKKLTNMRSAAADSFEAIVPPRKLSLEQSLEFCRDDECVEVTPEAVRIRKVVLDQKERGRTASRAKHG; encoded by the coding sequence ATGGCCACGCGCCACGACATCCGCAACGTCGCCATCGTCGCCCACGTCGACCATGGCAAGACCACCCTGGTCGATGCCATGCTCAAGCAGGCCGGTGCCTTCGCCGCGCACGCCGCCGAGTCGCTCGACGACCGCATGATGGACAGCAATGACCTGGAGCGTGAGAAGGGCATCACGATCCTGGCCAAGAACACGGCCGTGAAGTACCACCCCAAGGATGGTGGGGAGGTCATCACGATCAACATCATCGACACCCCCGGCCACGCCGACTTCGGCGGCGAGGTCGAGCGGGGTCTGTCGATGGTGGACGCGGTCGTGCTGCTCGTCGACGCCTCCGAGGGCCCGCTGCCCCAGACCCGCTTCGTGCTGCGCAAGGCGCTGCAGGCCCGCCTGCCCGTCATCCTGTGCATCAACAAGACGGACCGTCCCGACTCGCGCATCGACGAGGTCGTGAACGAGGCGTACGACCTCTTCCTCGACCTGGACGCCGACGAGGACCAGATCGAGTTCCCGATCGTCTACGCGTGTGCGCGTGACGGCGTCGCCTCGCTGACCAAGCCGGAGGACGGCACGGTCCCGCAGGACAGCGACAGCCTGGAGCCGTTCTTCTCCACGATCCTGGAGTCCGTCCCGGCCCCGTCGTACGACGAGTCGGCCCCGCTCCAGGCGCATGTCACCAACCTGGACGCCGACAACTTCCTCGGCCGTATCGCGCTGCTCCGCGTCGAGCAGGGCGAGCTGCGCAAGGGCCAGACCGTCACGTGGATCAAGCGCGACGGCACGATGTCCAACGTGCGCATCACCGAGCTGCTGATGACCGAGGCGCTCACCCGCAAGCCCGCCGAGATGGCGGGCCCCGGCGACATCTGTGCCGTGGCCGGTATCCCGGACATCATGATCGGCGAGACGCTCGCCGACCCCGAGAACCCGATCGCGCTGCCGCTCATCACGGTCGACGAGCCGGCGATCTCCATGACCATCGGTACCAACACCTCGCCGCTGGTCGGCCGCGGCGGTACCGGCAAGGGCGCCTCCGCCAAGGCCGCCGTCAAGGACCGCAAGGTCACCGCCCGTCAGGTCAAGGACCGCCTCGACCGCGAGCTGGTCGGTAACGTCTCCCTGCGGGTGCTCGACACCGAGCGTCCGGACGCCTGGGAGGTCCAGGGCCGTGGTGAGCTGGCGCTCGCCATCCTGGTCGAGCAGATGCGCCGTGAGGGCTTCGAGCTGACCATCGGCAAGCCTCAGGTGGTCACCCAGGAGATCGACGGCAAGGTCCACGAGCCCGTCGAGCGCATGACGATCGACGTGCCCGAGGAGCACATGGGTGCGGTCACGCAGCTCATGGGTGTCCGCAAGGGCCGCATGGACAACATGTCCAACCACGGCTCGGGCTGGGTCCGCCTGGAGTTCGTCGTCCCCTCCCGCGGCCTCATCGGCTTCCGGACCGAGTTCTTGACCGGCACGCGCGGCACGGGCATCGCCCACTCCATCCACGAGGGCCACGAGCCGTGGTTCGGCACCCTGACGACCCGTAACAACGGTTCGCTGGTCGCCGACCGCGCGGGCGCCGTCACCGCCTTTGCGATGACGAACCTCCAAGAGCGCGGCGTGCTGTTCACCGACCCCGGCACCGAGGTGTACGAGGGCATGATCGTCGGCGAGAACTCCCGCGCCGACGACATGGACGTGAACATCACCAAGGAGAAGAAGCTCACCAACATGCGCTCCGCCGCCGCCGACTCGTTCGAGGCGATCGTCCCGCCGCGCAAGCTCTCCCTGGAGCAGTCCCTCGAGTTCTGCCGCGACGACGAGTGCGTCGAGGTGACCCCGGAGGCCGTTCGCATCCGCAAGGTCGTCCTCGACCAGAAGGAGCGCGGTCGCACCGCGAGCCGCGCCAAGCACGGCTGA
- a CDS encoding succinate dehydrogenase/fumarate reductase iron-sulfur subunit: MSSYEARFKVWRGDVKGGGLEDFEVEVNDGEVVLDIIHRLQATQAPDLAVRWNCKAGKCGSCSAEINGRPRLMCMTRMSVFTPEETITVTPLRAFPVVRDLVTDVGFNYTKAREVPAFVPPADLGPGEYRMQQEDVDRSQEFRKCIECFLCQDTCHVVRDHDENKPAFAGPRFLMRVAELDMHPLDAAAESGLDRKRTAQDEHGLGYCNITKCCTEVCPEGIKITDNALIPLKERAVDRKYDPLVWLGSKIRRRET; the protein is encoded by the coding sequence GTGAGCAGCTATGAGGCCCGCTTCAAGGTGTGGCGCGGGGACGTCAAGGGCGGCGGCCTGGAGGACTTCGAGGTCGAGGTGAACGACGGTGAGGTGGTGCTGGACATCATCCACCGGCTCCAGGCGACCCAGGCCCCCGACCTGGCCGTGCGCTGGAACTGCAAGGCGGGCAAGTGCGGTTCGTGTTCGGCGGAGATCAACGGGCGGCCGCGGCTGATGTGCATGACGCGGATGTCGGTGTTCACGCCCGAGGAGACGATCACTGTCACGCCGCTCCGCGCCTTCCCCGTCGTACGTGATCTCGTCACGGACGTCGGCTTCAACTACACGAAGGCGAGGGAGGTGCCGGCCTTCGTGCCCCCGGCGGACCTGGGCCCCGGCGAGTACCGGATGCAGCAGGAGGACGTCGACCGCTCGCAGGAGTTCCGCAAGTGCATCGAGTGCTTCCTGTGCCAGGACACCTGCCATGTCGTCCGCGACCACGATGAGAACAAACCGGCGTTCGCCGGCCCGCGCTTCCTGATGCGGGTGGCGGAGCTGGACATGCACCCGCTGGACGCGGCGGCGGAGTCCGGCCTGGACCGCAAGCGCACCGCCCAGGACGAACACGGCCTCGGCTACTGCAACATCACCAAGTGCTGCACGGAGGTCTGCCCCGAGGGCATCAAGATCACCGACAACGCCCTGATTCCCTTGAAGGAACGCGCGGTCGACCGCAAGTACGACCCGCTGGTGTGGCTGGGGTCGAAGATCAGGAGGCGGGAGACGTAG
- a CDS encoding fumarate reductase/succinate dehydrogenase flavoprotein subunit has translation MSVVDRQEWDVVVVGAGGAGLRAAIEARERGARTAVICKSLFGKAHTVMAEGGIAAAMANVNEHDNWQVHFRDTMRGGKFLNQWRMAELHAQEAPDRVWELETWGALFDRTKDGRISQRNFGGHEYPRLAHVGDRTGLELIRTLQQKIVSLQQEDMKETGDYESRLKVYQECTVTRILKTVSDSGSAAGSRVSGAFCYERESGRFFVLEAPSVVIATGGIGKSFKVTSNSWEYTGDGHALALLAGAPLLNMEFVQFHPTGMVWPPSVKGILVTESVRGDGGVLRNSDGKRFMFDYIPDVFKEKYAQSEEEGDRWYEDPDNNRRPPELLPRDEVARAINSEVKAGRGSPHGGVFLDVSTRMPAEVIRRRLPSMYHQFKELADVDITAESMEVGPTCHYVMGGIAVESDTAAARGVPGLFAAGEVAGGMHGSNRLGGNSLSDLLVFGRRAGLHAAEYAAGLSDDRPAVDDIQVDTAAAEALRPFSAEGPQPGEENGRPPENPYTVHQELQQTMNDLVGIIRREAEMEQALEKLADLRVRARRAGVEGHRQFNPGWHLALDLRNMLLVSECVARAALERTESRGGHTREDHPTMERAWRRVNLLCQLTDPTGGLAATDPVRGQIDLVRATTEPIRPDLLALFEKEELVKYLAEEELYE, from the coding sequence ATGTCCGTGGTCGACCGGCAGGAGTGGGACGTTGTCGTGGTCGGCGCCGGGGGCGCCGGACTGCGCGCCGCCATCGAGGCACGGGAGCGCGGTGCCCGTACGGCCGTGATCTGCAAGTCCCTGTTCGGCAAGGCGCACACCGTGATGGCCGAGGGCGGCATCGCGGCGGCGATGGCCAACGTCAACGAGCACGACAACTGGCAGGTCCACTTCCGCGACACCATGCGCGGCGGGAAGTTCCTCAACCAGTGGCGGATGGCCGAGCTGCACGCTCAGGAAGCGCCAGACCGGGTATGGGAGTTGGAGACCTGGGGCGCCCTCTTCGACCGTACGAAGGACGGGCGGATCTCGCAGCGCAACTTCGGCGGCCACGAGTATCCGCGGCTCGCGCACGTCGGCGACCGGACGGGGCTCGAGCTCATCCGGACCCTGCAGCAGAAGATCGTGTCCCTCCAGCAGGAGGACATGAAGGAGACCGGGGACTACGAGAGTCGTCTGAAGGTGTACCAGGAGTGCACCGTCACCCGGATCCTGAAAACTGTGTCCGATAGCGGCTCCGCCGCGGGCAGCCGCGTCTCCGGGGCCTTCTGCTACGAGCGCGAATCGGGCCGTTTCTTCGTCCTCGAAGCGCCCTCCGTCGTGATCGCCACGGGCGGCATCGGCAAGTCCTTCAAGGTGACGTCGAACTCGTGGGAGTACACCGGGGACGGTCATGCGCTCGCCCTCCTTGCCGGCGCGCCCCTGCTGAACATGGAGTTCGTGCAGTTCCACCCGACGGGCATGGTCTGGCCGCCGTCGGTGAAGGGCATCCTCGTCACCGAGTCGGTGCGCGGCGACGGCGGAGTGCTCCGGAACTCCGACGGCAAGCGGTTCATGTTCGACTACATCCCGGACGTCTTCAAGGAGAAGTACGCGCAGTCCGAGGAGGAGGGCGACCGCTGGTACGAGGACCCGGACAACAACCGCCGTCCCCCTGAGCTGCTGCCCCGGGACGAGGTCGCGCGGGCCATCAACTCCGAGGTGAAGGCCGGCCGCGGCTCCCCGCACGGCGGAGTCTTCCTGGACGTCTCGACCCGTATGCCCGCCGAGGTGATCCGGCGCCGGCTGCCGTCCATGTACCACCAGTTCAAGGAGCTGGCGGACGTCGACATCACCGCCGAGTCGATGGAGGTCGGCCCGACCTGCCACTACGTGATGGGCGGTATCGCGGTCGAGTCGGACACGGCGGCGGCACGCGGCGTACCCGGCCTCTTCGCGGCAGGCGAGGTCGCCGGCGGCATGCACGGCTCCAACCGGCTCGGCGGCAACTCGCTCTCCGACCTCCTGGTGTTCGGACGGCGGGCCGGGCTGCACGCGGCCGAGTACGCGGCGGGGCTCTCCGATGACCGCCCTGCCGTCGACGACATCCAGGTGGACACCGCCGCCGCGGAGGCCCTGCGCCCCTTCTCGGCCGAGGGACCCCAGCCCGGCGAGGAGAACGGGCGGCCACCCGAGAACCCGTACACCGTGCACCAGGAACTCCAGCAGACGATGAACGACCTGGTCGGCATCATCCGCCGCGAGGCCGAGATGGAGCAGGCCCTGGAGAAGCTCGCGGACCTGCGGGTACGGGCGCGCCGGGCGGGCGTGGAGGGCCATCGGCAGTTCAACCCCGGCTGGCACCTCGCCCTGGACCTGCGGAACATGCTCCTGGTCAGCGAATGCGTGGCACGGGCCGCGCTGGAACGCACGGAGTCCCGCGGCGGCCACACCCGCGAGGACCACCCGACGATGGAGCGGGCCTGGCGTCGCGTGAACCTGCTGTGCCAACTGACCGACCCGACGGGCGGATTGGCGGCGACCGATCCGGTGCGCGGCCAGATCGACCTCGTACGCGCGACCACCGAACCCATCCGCCCCGACCTGCTCGCCCTCTTCGAGAAGGAGGAGCTGGTCAAGTACCTCGCCGAAGAGGAGCTGTACGAGTGA
- a CDS encoding SpoIIE family protein phosphatase, producing the protein MSEIPAKATESEDPSDGARADAAGDVARMVPGEGAGDAMWQSSPPGSIYDYIKVASFSIGADGLVDQWSLRAEQLFGISSERAVGMDPIEAFVAPDRREFGQRKMAEILDGREWTGVVPFRMPAPGDGGEGTEGLAEVYVMPTTTVDGERAAVCIVVDVRTLRRIETDLAASQAIFGQSPFGFLLIDTDLRVRRANQRFASTFGGTMDDHRGKGVHDYLPRAEAERVAATLRRVLETGDSITDMHVTGHVPGSDERRHWSVNLYRVHSGTGRPIGIAWLGTDITARRAAAREAAAARRNLALLNEAGARIGNSLDLETTARELLDVVVPGFCDLATVDLYQGLLAGDETPPGLADGSAELRRVAFASAVSDAPFVGGPAPVAVGAVHHYPFNSPCADALRTARPQHIPADEGGLIQSTLAVPMVAHDTVVGLAQFSRTKGSEPFGERDRALAVELAARAAVCIDNARLYRREHERALILQRSLLPPGDPEASGLDIACRYLPGNAATEVGGDWFDVIELPGHRTALVVGDVMGRGLRAAVAMGELRTAVRTLALLDLEPAEVLSALDEIARGLGTPGGVQQATRTARQPRDADLSEVYLATCVYAVYDSVTRRCTFANAGHLPPVLVEPGESALMLDVPPGMPLGVGGEPFEEVEVELPEGALLALYTDGLVESRDHPLDEGLQAFVGALTDPSSPLEDVCDHVLNTLDTHHGEDDIALLMARVQGLPAESVGDWTLPREPRSVGRAREYARTQLVSWGLEPLVDTAELLVSELVTNALRYGEGEIRLRLLLDRTLVCEVWDAGLVQPRRRRARDTDEGGRGLQLVGLLSAAWGSRRTPRGKTVWFELPLPDGETGLADPAEALLSLF; encoded by the coding sequence GTGAGCGAGATACCAGCGAAGGCCACGGAGTCCGAGGACCCGTCGGACGGCGCGAGGGCCGACGCCGCGGGCGATGTCGCGCGCATGGTGCCCGGCGAGGGCGCGGGCGACGCGATGTGGCAGAGCAGTCCGCCCGGTTCGATCTACGACTACATCAAGGTCGCCTCGTTCTCCATAGGTGCTGACGGGCTGGTGGACCAGTGGAGCCTGCGGGCCGAGCAGCTCTTCGGCATCTCCTCCGAGCGGGCCGTCGGCATGGATCCCATCGAGGCGTTCGTCGCCCCCGACCGGCGTGAGTTCGGGCAACGCAAGATGGCGGAGATCCTGGACGGCCGGGAGTGGACCGGTGTGGTCCCCTTCCGGATGCCCGCCCCGGGCGATGGCGGCGAGGGAACCGAAGGGCTCGCCGAGGTCTATGTGATGCCCACCACTACGGTGGACGGTGAGCGGGCCGCCGTATGCATCGTCGTGGACGTCCGCACCCTGCGCCGGATCGAGACGGACCTCGCCGCCTCGCAGGCGATTTTCGGCCAATCTCCGTTCGGGTTCCTGCTGATCGACACCGACCTGCGAGTCCGGCGCGCCAACCAGCGGTTCGCCTCGACTTTCGGCGGCACCATGGACGACCACCGCGGGAAGGGAGTCCACGACTATCTGCCGCGCGCCGAGGCCGAGCGCGTCGCCGCGACCCTGCGGCGCGTCCTGGAAACCGGCGACTCCATCACGGACATGCACGTCACCGGCCATGTGCCCGGCTCCGACGAGCGCCGCCACTGGTCCGTCAACCTCTACCGTGTGCACAGTGGCACCGGCCGCCCCATTGGCATCGCCTGGCTCGGAACCGACATCACCGCCCGTCGCGCCGCCGCCCGCGAAGCGGCCGCCGCCCGGCGCAATCTCGCCCTTCTGAACGAGGCCGGCGCCCGTATCGGCAACTCCCTCGACCTGGAGACCACCGCCCGCGAACTCCTCGACGTCGTGGTCCCCGGATTCTGCGATCTGGCGACGGTGGACCTGTATCAAGGCCTCCTGGCAGGCGACGAGACCCCGCCGGGCCTGGCCGACGGCAGCGCCGAACTGCGCCGGGTCGCCTTCGCCAGCGCCGTCTCCGACGCGCCCTTCGTCGGCGGACCGGCACCGGTGGCCGTGGGCGCGGTCCACCACTACCCCTTCAACTCGCCCTGTGCGGACGCCCTGCGTACCGCGCGCCCCCAGCACATCCCCGCCGATGAGGGCGGCCTCATCCAGTCCACGCTGGCGGTTCCGATGGTCGCCCACGACACCGTCGTCGGGCTCGCCCAGTTCTCCCGTACGAAGGGCAGCGAGCCGTTCGGGGAACGCGACCGGGCGCTCGCGGTGGAGTTGGCCGCGCGCGCCGCCGTCTGCATCGACAACGCGCGCCTGTACCGCCGTGAGCACGAGCGCGCGCTGATCCTGCAACGGTCGCTCCTCCCGCCGGGCGACCCGGAGGCGTCCGGCCTGGACATCGCCTGCCGCTACCTGCCGGGCAACGCGGCGACGGAGGTCGGCGGCGACTGGTTCGACGTCATCGAACTCCCCGGCCACCGCACGGCGTTGGTGGTGGGGGACGTGATGGGACGCGGCCTGCGCGCCGCGGTGGCGATGGGTGAACTCCGCACGGCCGTAAGAACATTGGCACTGCTGGACCTGGAACCCGCCGAAGTCCTCTCGGCGTTGGACGAGATCGCCCGCGGCCTCGGCACACCGGGCGGGGTCCAGCAGGCCACCCGCACCGCCCGCCAGCCGCGCGACGCCGACCTCTCCGAGGTGTACCTCGCGACCTGCGTGTACGCCGTCTACGACTCCGTGACGCGTCGGTGCACCTTCGCCAACGCGGGCCATCTGCCGCCGGTGCTGGTCGAACCCGGCGAGAGTGCGCTGATGCTCGACGTGCCGCCCGGGATGCCCCTCGGGGTGGGTGGCGAGCCCTTCGAGGAGGTGGAGGTCGAACTACCCGAAGGTGCGCTGTTGGCGCTCTACACGGATGGACTGGTCGAATCCCGCGACCATCCCCTCGACGAGGGCCTGCAAGCCTTCGTCGGCGCCCTGACGGACCCCTCCAGCCCCCTGGAGGACGTCTGCGACCACGTCCTCAACACCCTCGACACCCACCACGGCGAGGACGACATCGCGCTGCTCATGGCGCGTGTCCAGGGGCTGCCCGCCGAGTCCGTCGGCGACTGGACGCTGCCGCGCGAGCCGCGCAGCGTGGGCCGCGCCCGCGAGTACGCGCGTACGCAGCTGGTGTCCTGGGGCCTGGAGCCCCTCGTCGACACGGCCGAACTCCTGGTCAGCGAGCTGGTGACCAACGCGCTGCGCTACGGCGAGGGCGAGATCCGGCTCCGGCTGCTCCTCGACCGCACATTGGTGTGCGAGGTGTGGGACGCGGGGCTCGTCCAGCCGCGGCGGCGACGCGCCCGTGACACGGACGAGGGCGGGCGGGGGTTGCAGCTCGTGGGGCTGCTGTCCGCGGCCTGGGGGTCGCGGCGGACCCCACGGGGGAAGACCGTGTGGTTCGAACTCCCGTTGCCGGACGGGGAGACGGGGTTGGCGGACCCGGCGGAGGCGTTGCTGAGTCTGTTTTGA
- a CDS encoding ATP-binding protein — protein sequence MGGFLAWEVIGLIDTEGDCAEWTFPAEPGAVRTARAVVRGQLRTWELDSLGDIAALLVSELVTNSLRHAAGPIGVRLVRPDGVPGALLVEVSDPLPDPPRARAADVDDESGRGLQLVASSSRRWGTRPGGTGKTVWFELAVPG from the coding sequence ATGGGTGGGTTCCTGGCCTGGGAAGTGATCGGCTTGATCGACACCGAAGGCGACTGCGCCGAGTGGACCTTTCCCGCGGAGCCAGGTGCTGTCCGTACCGCCCGCGCCGTCGTCCGGGGCCAGTTGCGCACATGGGAGCTGGATTCCCTCGGTGACATCGCCGCGCTGCTGGTCAGTGAGCTGGTGACGAACTCCCTGCGGCACGCCGCGGGCCCCATCGGCGTACGGCTGGTGCGTCCTGACGGGGTGCCCGGCGCCCTGCTGGTGGAGGTCTCCGACCCGCTGCCGGATCCGCCCCGCGCACGGGCCGCCGATGTCGACGACGAGAGCGGCCGCGGACTTCAGCTCGTGGCCAGCTCGTCCCGGCGCTGGGGAACGCGCCCCGGGGGCACCGGAAAGACGGTCTGGTTCGAGCTGGCGGTGCCTGGTTGA
- a CDS encoding ABC transporter permease has protein sequence MTSPIEIEGAEASTEVDEQAEQKRSAAPEKLEGRSPGQLMWRRFKRDRSGVVSAYIVIFFFLIAALAPLISKLYGKNPYTLYGQDDPTLLNDFNMPAGPNGGITSEFWFGIEPTLGRDVFMQLLYGMRTSLYTALAATIAMVFMGVVIGLVGGYFGGKVDYWLGRLTDFLLAFPQQLFMIAAMPVITAVFVAPDEETPTYIHALAIIGVLWFLGWMGLARLIRAVALSLREREFVEAAKVAGASPWRIIRKELLPNLVTPILVQGTYMLPSTILSVAFLSFVGVGYTEPTPDWGRMFAIGSDIYEQDPVYMFFPGVAMVVFVVAFNLLGDSVRDAFDPKTGR, from the coding sequence ATGACGAGTCCGATCGAGATCGAGGGCGCGGAAGCCTCCACCGAGGTCGACGAGCAGGCCGAGCAGAAGCGTTCCGCCGCGCCGGAGAAGCTGGAGGGCCGATCGCCCGGCCAGCTGATGTGGCGCCGCTTCAAGCGCGACCGCAGCGGTGTCGTCTCCGCGTACATCGTGATCTTCTTCTTCCTGATCGCCGCCCTTGCTCCGCTGATCTCGAAGCTGTACGGCAAGAATCCGTACACGCTCTACGGGCAGGACGACCCCACGCTCCTGAACGACTTCAACATGCCCGCCGGTCCCAACGGCGGCATCACGTCGGAGTTCTGGTTCGGGATCGAACCGACGCTGGGTCGCGATGTGTTCATGCAGCTGCTGTACGGCATGCGCACCTCGCTGTACACGGCGCTCGCGGCGACCATCGCGATGGTGTTCATGGGGGTGGTGATCGGCCTGGTCGGCGGCTACTTCGGCGGCAAGGTCGACTACTGGCTCGGCCGGCTCACGGACTTCCTGCTCGCCTTCCCGCAGCAGCTGTTCATGATCGCGGCGATGCCGGTGATCACCGCGGTGTTCGTCGCCCCCGACGAGGAGACGCCCACCTACATCCACGCGCTCGCGATCATCGGCGTGCTGTGGTTCCTCGGCTGGATGGGCCTCGCCCGGCTGATCCGGGCGGTCGCGCTCTCGCTGCGCGAGCGGGAGTTCGTCGAGGCCGCGAAGGTCGCGGGCGCCTCGCCATGGCGGATCATCCGCAAGGAACTGCTGCCCAACCTCGTCACACCGATCCTGGTGCAGGGCACCTACATGCTGCCCAGCACCATTCTGTCGGTCGCGTTTCTCTCCTTCGTCGGCGTCGGCTACACCGAACCGACCCCTGACTGGGGCCGGATGTTCGCCATCGGGTCGGACATCTACGAACAGGACCCCGTCTACATGTTCTTCCCGGGTGTCGCCATGGTCGTCTTCGTCGTGGCGTTCAACCTCCTCGGTGACTCGGTCCGGGACGCCTTCGATCCCAAGACGGGCCGCTGA